A stretch of DNA from Flavobacteriales bacterium:
TCTGATTGGTTTCAATTTCCTTCATTAAACAATCAACGATAGACTGTGAGTTATTAGATACAGGAAATACTTTTCCTTCGTTCTCTGTTTTTAATTCAACTCCTCTAGTTTCGAACCATTCAATTATATGCTGGTTGTTAAAAACGTGAAATAGCTTCTTTAGGAGTTTACTTCCTCTGGGATAACCGCTAGATAAATCAGAAATTGACTTACTGGCGTTGGTGACATTACACCTGCCTCCTCCAGATACTTTTACTTTCGACAGTGTATTGGGCGACTTCTCGTAGATGGTAACATGTGCATTGGGGAAGTTTAGTTTAACCGAAATAGCGGAAAAAAACCCTGCGGCACCGCCCCCAATTATAGCTACTTTCATAAAAGCTTAATTAAATAACGTTCATCTTTTTCATTAGGAAAGTGGCGCTTTTATTCTTGCAAACACCATTACGAAGCTTATAATCGAAATGTAGATCGTCGTTTATTATTTCAACTTCAAAGCATTTATTGATGAGCTTTTCGGGGTATTCTTTTGTGGTGTCGCAGACCTCCAAGTCATGGGTAGCTATCGCGCCAATTACATTTTTAGAGATTAGTTTTTTTATTACTTCTACTGTTCCCATTCGCTTGTCGTCTGAATTAGTTCCCTTAAAAATCTCATCTAACAATACGAATGTATTTTCTTTCTCAGCATTCTCAATAATACTTTTTAGCCGTTTAACTTCAGCATAAAAATAGGATTCATTGTCTTCTAAAGAATCAGATAAACGCATAGAAACCCATACTTTAATTGGAGGTACAGTAGCTTCTGTGGCGCATATAGGGGCACCAATTCCTGCAAGTATTACATTAATCCCAAGGCTTCGGAGGAAAGTGCTTTTGCCCGACATATTCGACCCAGTGAGTAAAATAAAATGTTCTTTGCTAAAATCTATATCATTAACAATTCTTGAACTCTTTTGAATTAGCGGGTGGCCAAGATCTTTGAACTGAAGTTTGTTTTTGTTATTTATTTCTGGATATGAAAAATCGGGGTTGTTATATGCGAACCCCGCCAGGCTATTAAACGCTTCGAATTCTCCAAGCGCGAGCAACCACGAATTTATGTTTTCCGAATGTTGTAATTTCCATTTCAATAAACTCTTGTAAACATGAACGTGGTAAAGCGCAATACCGTTGGTTAAAATAGAAATTAGGAGATTTAAGATAGAGTCTAATTGTGTAAATAATGAAGCTAATTTTTTAACATGAGTGCTTGCGTAAATATCGTCGTTATTAAAAGTTAAGATCATTCGTTGAAGCTTAGCTGATTCGAATTTTCGAGATTCGATGGCTTTAATGATTACACTGTATCCTTTTAATAAGGCGCCAACTTTCCCACTTGTGTTCATCTGTTTTTTTATCGGTTTCATTATTAAAGTTGAAACCAGAATGTTGGCAATAAATAGATACCCCATAAATGAACTAAAAGTAGCGTTACCGGTTATGAAGTATATTACACCAAACATTACGAGAATAGCGGGAGCTAGATAAGAATAAATGGTTAACCAGCTTGGTAAGTTACTTTCCTCTGAATCAATCCAATTTTTTAAAAAGTGATAAGAATTTTCGCTGTCGTTAGTGATTTTTCCAAGTGCTTGAATTTCTTGACGAAATTCAATTTGTTCGGCAAGCTCTGAAATTGCTTTTTGATTTTCAAGTATTTTATCGCCTTCTAGTGGAGAGCTTATATGAGATGCTAAGGTCTGCTTACCTGTATGTAAAGTGGTTCTATTAATCGCTTGGAATAAGGAATGAGGTCCGAAAAAATCAAGATCGTAAGTATAAGGATTACTGGGGCTGATGAATTCAGAACCATCATCCCAAGGCATTATCTTACTTTGAATAAAATTAATTTCATCCTCATTAATTTTGATTAGAGCGGATTGAATTTTCTTCTTTCTTGAAAGCTTTTCGAGCTGATATAACAGATATAGAAAAAGTGTAAATACAACTCCACCAATAGCTATATAGATAAAGAAATAGTTCTGGAAAAATAAATACGTGCTTACACATAAGCAACC
This window harbors:
- a CDS encoding DNA mismatch repair protein, which gives rise to MSSILTYYESKKTTHQEKYTELNSKFNLLGTLRLIVFGCLCVSTYLFFQNYFFIYIAIGGVVFTLFLYLLYQLEKLSRKKKIQSALIKINEDEINFIQSKIMPWDDGSEFISPSNPYTYDLDFFGPHSLFQAINRTTLHTGKQTLASHISSPLEGDKILENQKAISELAEQIEFRQEIQALGKITNDSENSYHFLKNWIDSEESNLPSWLTIYSYLAPAILVMFGVIYFITGNATFSSFMGYLFIANILVSTLIMKPIKKQMNTSGKVGALLKGYSVIIKAIESRKFESAKLQRMILTFNNDDIYASTHVKKLASLFTQLDSILNLLISILTNGIALYHVHVYKSLLKWKLQHSENINSWLLALGEFEAFNSLAGFAYNNPDFSYPEINNKNKLQFKDLGHPLIQKSSRIVNDIDFSKEHFILLTGSNMSGKSTFLRSLGINVILAGIGAPICATEATVPPIKVWVSMRLSDSLEDNESYFYAEVKRLKSIIENAEKENTFVLLDEIFKGTNSDDKRMGTVEVIKKLISKNVIGAIATHDLEVCDTTKEYPEKLINKCFEVEIINDDLHFDYKLRNGVCKNKSATFLMKKMNVI